From the genome of Desulfonatronum thiosulfatophilum, one region includes:
- a CDS encoding CoB--CoM heterodisulfide reductase iron-sulfur subunit B family protein, with amino-acid sequence MNYAYYPGCSGQGTSVEYDTSTRAVCRALGINLLDIPDWSCCGSTPAHTVDHLLSSALAARNLALAEDMDVAAVITPCPSCLTNLKMAVHRMSDREFRVQVNELLDKPAQRTVPVKSVLQVLAEDIGPEAVAEMLPDKPLAGLKLAPYYGCIMNRPPEVMQFDDHENPTAMDKLMQALGAEVVPFPLKVECCGASYGIARKDIVARLSGKLLETAEGLGAHAVVTACPLCQMNLDMRQGQASAAAGHKFQLPVFYYTQLIGLALRLPQDELGLSKLCVSPRLALDAMHKARDEEQEKAAAKAQAQAAKQTSKAKAA; translated from the coding sequence ATGAATTATGCCTATTACCCCGGCTGTTCCGGCCAGGGAACCTCCGTCGAATACGATACCTCGACCCGGGCGGTGTGCCGTGCCCTGGGCATAAATCTGCTGGACATACCTGACTGGAGCTGTTGCGGTTCCACGCCGGCCCACACCGTGGATCACCTGCTCTCTTCAGCCCTGGCGGCGCGCAATCTGGCGCTGGCCGAGGACATGGACGTGGCCGCGGTGATCACTCCCTGCCCGAGTTGCCTGACCAATCTCAAGATGGCCGTGCACCGGATGAGCGACCGGGAGTTCCGAGTCCAGGTCAATGAGCTGCTGGACAAGCCCGCGCAGCGCACCGTGCCTGTCAAGTCCGTGCTGCAGGTCCTGGCCGAGGACATCGGTCCCGAAGCCGTGGCCGAAATGTTGCCGGACAAGCCTCTGGCCGGCCTGAAGCTGGCTCCCTATTACGGGTGCATCATGAACCGGCCCCCCGAGGTGATGCAGTTCGACGACCATGAAAACCCCACTGCCATGGACAAGCTGATGCAGGCTTTGGGGGCCGAGGTGGTGCCGTTTCCTCTCAAGGTCGAATGCTGCGGCGCCTCCTACGGCATCGCCCGCAAGGACATCGTGGCCAGACTGTCGGGCAAGCTCCTGGAAACGGCCGAAGGCCTCGGGGCCCATGCCGTGGTCACGGCCTGTCCGCTGTGTCAGATGAACCTGGACATGCGCCAGGGCCAGGCATCGGCGGCCGCGGGTCACAAATTTCAATTACCTGTTTTCTACTACACTCAACTGATCGGCCTAGCCCTGCGGCTGCCCCAGGACGAACTGGGTCTGTCCAAGCTGTGCGTCTCGCCGAGACTGGCTCTGGACGCCATGCACAAGGCCCGCGACGAGGAGCAGGAAAAGGCGGCGGCCAAGGCGCAAGCGCAGGCCGCAAAGCAAACCAGCAAGGCGAAGGCCGCCTGA